Proteins from a single region of Paenibacillus sp. BIHB 4019:
- a CDS encoding response regulator transcription factor — protein MLLVDDERIILEGISQIVPWTSSGAELIGTARNGLEALTFIEEQQPDIIISDIKMPGMDGLQLVERVKELYPQIAFILLSGFSEFDYARTAMAYGVKHYLLKPCNETKITEALIEVIEDLQTQRTQHQFVQTIQSELTRVLPHAKAQFLKELVTNKTYGKRDWDTYRRMFHITHDTLPIRLILMQVEGMFEYEHIFALTNIAEEKLGEEIVLLSTTIGRHVLLLIQETEQEEQLFSRLSGMKCTFTDFYKLETTIAVSGAGEITDARKMYRETLECLNFRFHVGEGAIITPQDLSTAAAVLPSSFDYDEEQLGMELKAGNWEAASEELARFFQLLADQRMDTVLTKSYVIPLFVSISRQSAPDRLNDYLQMLARLDELETLKAIEAFVRQAAKDICEANFDSFSSKQSTVIKKMIEVIASNLADPALSLNWVANEILYMNADYLGKLFKKETGERFSAYVMKLRVEKAMEEIMRTEDVKVFELAERFGFGDNPQYFSQVFKKHTGYTPSDYKRSL, from the coding sequence GTGCTGTTGGTAGACGATGAACGTATTATTTTGGAAGGCATTTCACAAATTGTTCCATGGACAAGCTCTGGCGCAGAGTTGATCGGCACTGCCCGAAATGGTTTGGAAGCGTTGACTTTTATTGAAGAGCAACAGCCTGACATTATTATTTCAGATATCAAGATGCCAGGCATGGACGGGCTTCAGCTCGTAGAGCGGGTAAAAGAGCTGTATCCGCAAATAGCATTCATTTTGCTTTCTGGCTTTAGTGAATTTGATTATGCGCGCACCGCGATGGCTTATGGGGTCAAACATTATTTGCTTAAGCCTTGTAATGAGACGAAGATTACGGAGGCGCTCATCGAGGTTATTGAAGATCTCCAGACGCAGCGCACGCAGCATCAATTCGTTCAAACGATTCAAAGCGAGCTGACCAGGGTGCTGCCCCATGCGAAAGCGCAATTTCTTAAAGAGCTCGTTACGAATAAAACGTATGGCAAGCGCGATTGGGATACGTATCGCCGGATGTTTCATATTACGCATGACACGTTGCCAATCAGGCTCATCTTGATGCAGGTGGAAGGAATGTTTGAATACGAGCATATTTTTGCCCTGACGAACATTGCCGAAGAAAAGCTTGGCGAGGAAATTGTGCTGCTCAGTACAACGATCGGTCGGCACGTCCTGCTGCTTATTCAGGAAACAGAGCAGGAGGAGCAGCTATTTTCCCGGCTGTCAGGCATGAAGTGCACCTTCACTGATTTTTATAAGCTTGAAACGACGATTGCCGTCAGCGGCGCAGGGGAAATTACGGATGCACGCAAAATGTACCGCGAGACGCTCGAATGCCTGAACTTCCGCTTTCATGTAGGAGAGGGCGCGATTATTACGCCTCAGGATCTTTCTACCGCAGCAGCAGTGCTGCCTTCGAGCTTCGATTATGACGAGGAGCAGCTTGGCATGGAGCTGAAAGCGGGGAACTGGGAAGCCGCGAGCGAGGAGCTGGCCCGTTTTTTTCAATTGCTTGCCGACCAGCGCATGGATACGGTGTTGACAAAATCATATGTCATCCCGCTCTTTGTTTCCATCTCCCGGCAAAGTGCACCGGATCGGTTAAACGATTATTTGCAAATGCTGGCACGGCTTGATGAGCTGGAGACGCTGAAGGCTATTGAGGCTTTCGTGAGACAAGCAGCTAAAGACATATGCGAGGCGAATTTTGATTCATTTTCCAGCAAGCAATCGACGGTTATAAAAAAAATGATCGAAGTTATCGCATCCAATCTCGCTGATCCGGCATTGTCGCTCAACTGGGTAGCGAATGAAATTTTATATATGAATGCGGATTATTTAGGCAAGCTGTTCAAGAAAGAAACGGGCGAGCGCTTCTCAGCCTACGTCATGAAGCTGCGTGTAGAGAAGGCGATGGAGGAAATTATGCGGACGGAGGACGTTAAAGTTTTCGAGCTTGCGGAGCGTTTTGGCTTCGGAGACAACCCGCAATATTTCAGCCAAGTTTTTAAAAAACATACCGGCTATACGCCATCCGACTACAAGAGGTCACTATAA
- a CDS encoding extracellular solute-binding protein, translating to MKKQAKKVVLALMASALMLATACGSNAGTNSETGTNAGTNSGGGDKPITLRMAWWGSETRHEYTKKVIDLYKTKNPNVTIEVEYANYDDYWKKIAPQAAANELPDIMQIDTGYYAQYAGKGQLADLTPYFGKEIDVTNISENALNGGKLGDGVFGMNLGVNSLGFHYDPATLAKAGVDSIPENWSWDDYLSIAAKAKENGIYIDSGMRAEVFFGYYLRTVGKKLYNEAGNGLGYEDDQLFVDFFGKLADLVKSGAAPTPDTLAQIKGVEDDMTVKGTQIGVWQWSNQFVALQQAVNRPMKFAPALNPGAKEGLYLKPSMFFSISKNSKAKEEAAKFINFFVNDPEANKLILGERGVPVSSVIKEELKPLLSPEQVQVFDYVAWSEENSSPMDPVDPIGAIEVFASLKSLTEQLNYGQISAEDAAKKFRSEAENVLKKNK from the coding sequence ATGAAGAAGCAAGCTAAAAAAGTTGTTCTCGCCCTCATGGCGTCCGCACTCATGCTGGCTACCGCTTGTGGCAGCAACGCAGGAACGAATTCGGAAACAGGCACTAATGCAGGTACGAACAGCGGTGGCGGCGACAAGCCGATAACGCTTCGCATGGCATGGTGGGGTTCTGAAACGCGCCACGAATACACGAAAAAAGTCATTGACCTTTACAAAACGAAAAATCCAAATGTAACGATTGAAGTTGAATATGCAAACTATGATGATTATTGGAAAAAAATCGCTCCGCAAGCAGCAGCTAATGAGCTTCCGGACATTATGCAAATTGATACTGGCTACTATGCACAGTATGCAGGCAAAGGCCAACTGGCAGACCTGACGCCATACTTCGGCAAAGAAATTGATGTAACCAACATTTCTGAAAATGCTTTGAACGGTGGTAAATTGGGCGATGGCGTGTTCGGGATGAACCTTGGCGTCAACTCTCTCGGCTTCCATTACGATCCAGCAACGCTTGCTAAAGCTGGCGTAGACAGCATCCCGGAAAATTGGTCGTGGGATGATTATCTGTCCATCGCGGCGAAAGCGAAAGAGAACGGCATTTATATCGACAGCGGCATGCGCGCAGAAGTATTCTTCGGCTACTACCTCCGTACAGTAGGCAAGAAGCTTTACAATGAGGCAGGCAATGGACTTGGCTATGAAGATGACCAATTGTTCGTAGATTTCTTTGGCAAACTGGCTGATCTTGTAAAATCCGGCGCAGCGCCAACTCCAGATACACTCGCTCAAATTAAGGGTGTTGAAGATGATATGACGGTGAAAGGCACGCAAATCGGCGTATGGCAGTGGTCCAACCAGTTTGTTGCCCTTCAGCAAGCGGTTAACCGTCCAATGAAATTTGCTCCAGCGTTAAACCCAGGCGCTAAAGAAGGTCTGTATCTGAAGCCAAGCATGTTCTTCTCGATTTCGAAAAACTCGAAAGCGAAAGAAGAAGCAGCGAAATTTATCAACTTCTTCGTTAATGATCCAGAAGCAAACAAGCTGATTCTTGGCGAGCGTGGCGTTCCAGTATCCAGCGTTATTAAAGAAGAGCTTAAACCGCTCTTGTCCCCAGAGCAAGTTCAAGTATTTGATTATGTAGCTTGGTCGGAAGAAAACAGCTCCCCAATGGATCCAGTTGATCCTATCGGTGCTATCGAAGTATTTGCATCGCTGAAAAGCTTGACGGAGCAACTGAACTACGGACAAATTTCGGCAGAAGATGCTGCTAAGAAATTTAGAAGTGAAGCAGAAAACGTATTGAAGAAAAATAAATAA
- a CDS encoding sugar ABC transporter permease gives MKSLAFRNNLVGYTFISPFVIGFLIFTLIPAAASLYFSFTDYDLLSSPSWIGLENYTSMFTSDDRYLQSLKVTMLYVFLGVPLRLIFALFVAMILNTTSKAVGLYRTVYYLPSIIGGSVAVSIMWRNLFGDQGIINVMLNSIGVDSVRWFGDPNAALFMLVTLSVWQFGSSMLIFLAGLKNIPNELYEASGVDGAGFFTKFFRITLPMLTPIILFNLIMQLISAFMTFVPAYIISKGEGGPLDGTLLYSLYLFRQAFVFFDMGYASAMAWVMLIIVGILTAVVFATSKLWVHYESEGGR, from the coding sequence ATGAAATCATTGGCCTTCCGCAACAATCTCGTTGGATACACGTTTATATCACCGTTTGTCATTGGCTTTCTAATTTTCACCCTCATACCTGCAGCTGCGTCCCTTTATTTCTCCTTTACGGATTATGATTTGCTGTCATCGCCCAGCTGGATAGGGCTTGAAAATTATACGTCCATGTTCACCTCGGATGACCGCTATTTGCAATCGCTTAAGGTTACGATGCTTTACGTGTTTCTGGGTGTTCCACTGCGGCTGATTTTCGCTTTATTCGTCGCTATGATCTTGAATACAACCTCGAAAGCTGTCGGGTTATATAGAACGGTGTATTATTTGCCTTCCATTATTGGAGGAAGCGTCGCAGTATCGATTATGTGGCGGAACCTGTTTGGCGATCAAGGGATTATCAATGTGATGCTTAATTCGATAGGCGTAGACAGCGTACGCTGGTTCGGCGATCCAAATGCCGCATTGTTCATGCTCGTCACGTTATCAGTATGGCAGTTTGGTTCCTCGATGTTGATTTTCCTGGCGGGACTGAAAAATATCCCTAATGAATTGTACGAAGCATCCGGTGTTGACGGTGCGGGCTTCTTTACAAAGTTTTTCCGCATTACCTTGCCAATGCTGACTCCGATTATTTTGTTCAATCTGATTATGCAATTAATTAGTGCATTCATGACCTTCGTTCCGGCCTACATTATTTCCAAAGGTGAAGGCGGTCCGCTAGATGGCACGCTGCTGTACTCCTTGTATCTGTTCCGTCAAGCCTTCGTATTCTTCGATATGGGTTATGCTTCTGCAATGGCATGGGTCATGCTCATCATCGTTGGCATTTTGACAGCAGTCGTATTCGCAACATCCAAGCTATGGGTTCACTATGAATCGGAAGGAGGCCGCTAA
- a CDS encoding carbohydrate ABC transporter permease, whose product MILKKFKWPIYHIFVGLLAIVMVYPVIWLLMSSFKPSNLIFTTSSSLIPDPWIWSNYVTGWIGSSGQSFMGFITNSLKIVIFSTIGAVLSSAFIAFGFARLQFKGRAIWFAVMMVTLMLPHDVVLVPQYIMFSKLGWIGTISPIVVPQYFGVPFFIFLMVQFIRTIPREMDEAATIDGVGKFGLFLRIILPLIIPALATASIFSFYWRWEDLMGPLLYLNKPSSYTVSLGLKMFLDSESVSNWGAMFAMSIVSLIPVLGVFFLFQRYIVEGISTSGLK is encoded by the coding sequence ATGATATTGAAAAAATTTAAGTGGCCGATTTATCATATTTTCGTTGGCCTGCTGGCGATCGTTATGGTGTATCCCGTTATTTGGCTGCTGATGAGCTCATTTAAGCCTAGTAATCTTATTTTCACAACTTCCAGCTCGCTCATTCCTGATCCATGGATTTGGAGCAACTACGTTACAGGCTGGATTGGGTCCTCTGGGCAATCATTTATGGGTTTTATTACAAACTCGCTGAAAATCGTTATTTTCTCGACGATCGGTGCCGTATTGTCATCAGCTTTTATCGCCTTCGGTTTTGCTCGTCTGCAGTTTAAGGGCAGAGCGATCTGGTTCGCGGTGATGATGGTTACGCTGATGCTGCCGCATGACGTTGTACTCGTTCCGCAATACATTATGTTTTCCAAGTTGGGCTGGATCGGTACGATTTCACCGATTGTTGTACCTCAATACTTCGGTGTTCCGTTCTTTATCTTCCTGATGGTTCAATTTATTCGGACCATTCCAAGAGAGATGGATGAAGCGGCTACGATTGACGGAGTTGGGAAGTTCGGATTGTTTTTACGCATTATCCTGCCGCTTATTATTCCGGCGCTGGCAACAGCTTCGATTTTCTCCTTCTACTGGCGTTGGGAAGATTTGATGGGCCCATTGCTTTATCTGAATAAACCAAGCTCTTATACCGTATCGCTCGGTTTGAAAATGTTCCTCGATAGCGAAAGTGTATCCAACTGGGGTGCCATGTTCGCAATGTCGATCGTAAGCTTGATTCCGGTTTTAGGCGTATTCTTCTTATTCCAGCGCTATATCGTTGAAGGAATAAGCACAAGCGGGTTGAAATAG
- a CDS encoding glycoside hydrolase family 88 protein: MPQLQFDEQHLREVIDKVVDRTFRMDFGWDWPGGVAFFGVCEAYEATGNETYLTLLKEWVDEKLEDDLPKLSVNGVSIGHALITLYKATDDRKYLEIAIKMADYLQNDAVRFAEGIFQHTVNSETYNFPEQAWVDTMMMAGYFLIRMGELLGREDYLEDGLLQYHGHERVLQDPVSNLYYHGWDNIAQNHMSSIFWARGNGWAALTMAKALPLIAVQHPSFMIIEGSLRDQAATLVRLQSEKGLWHTIVNDPASYEETSGSAGIAAGLFTFGSLYNKYIQKSIDGILEQITEDGAVQGVSAGTAVMNDAEGYKGVSCKRIQGWGQGLTLAFLATVLQSKKREFS; this comes from the coding sequence ATGCCACAACTGCAATTTGATGAGCAACATTTACGCGAAGTAATCGATAAAGTCGTAGACCGTACATTCCGCATGGATTTTGGTTGGGATTGGCCCGGCGGCGTTGCATTTTTCGGTGTATGTGAAGCTTATGAGGCAACGGGGAATGAAACATACTTAACGCTGCTTAAAGAATGGGTGGACGAGAAGCTTGAGGATGATCTTCCTAAGCTGTCGGTTAATGGCGTATCGATTGGTCACGCTCTCATTACGTTATATAAGGCAACCGATGACCGCAAGTATTTAGAGATTGCGATCAAAATGGCAGATTATTTGCAAAACGATGCGGTACGGTTTGCCGAAGGCATTTTCCAGCATACGGTTAATTCTGAAACGTACAATTTCCCTGAGCAGGCTTGGGTCGATACGATGATGATGGCGGGTTACTTCCTCATTCGCATGGGCGAGCTTCTGGGACGGGAAGACTATTTGGAGGACGGCTTGCTGCAATACCATGGTCATGAGCGTGTACTGCAAGACCCTGTCAGCAACTTGTATTATCATGGCTGGGATAATATTGCGCAAAACCATATGTCGAGCATTTTCTGGGCACGCGGCAATGGCTGGGCTGCGCTTACGATGGCCAAAGCGCTCCCGCTCATTGCCGTACAGCACCCATCCTTTATGATTATTGAAGGGTCGCTGCGCGATCAGGCCGCTACGCTGGTGCGCCTGCAATCAGAGAAGGGACTCTGGCATACGATTGTAAACGATCCTGCTTCCTATGAGGAAACGTCCGGTTCGGCAGGCATCGCGGCAGGCTTGTTCACTTTTGGGTCGCTGTACAATAAATATATCCAGAAGTCGATCGACGGTATTTTGGAGCAAATTACCGAAGATGGCGCTGTACAAGGCGTATCGGCTGGAACGGCTGTTATGAATGATGCGGAAGGCTATAAAGGAGTATCCTGCAAACGAATTCAAGGCTGGGGCCAAGGTTTGACACTCGCTTTCCTGGCGACGGTGCTGCAATCGAAAAAACGCGAGTTTTCGTAG